The bacterium genomic interval CGAGTAGAAGATTGCGCAATGGGAATGGCATACTTTCCCAATTTGTGTTATCTCTAACTCGACATCAGAAACCCAAATGCGACCACCAATTGGAATCTGCAACAAATCGATTCCAGAAGTGGTAATGTTCTCGGCAAAATTTCCAGGATGAACATCGGCTCCCTTTATCCGCATCTGGTTTATACTTTCAAGCGATAGCAAACTGATTTGCCGATGCCAATCACCAGCATGTGCATCACCTGCGATACCCCAAGACTCGATGATTCTAACTTTCTCAACATTCGTTTTTGGGACACCTTTTTCGGTGCTAATCGACAAAGCGATAACTTTTCCTATCATCGGGTGATTCCCAATTGAGCTGATGACAAGAATTGAAATTCTACAACATCACCTGCCCGTAATTCAATCACTTCGCCGGG includes:
- a CDS encoding MOSC domain-containing protein, with translation MIGKVIALSISTEKGVPKTNVEKVRIIESWGIAGDAHAGDWHRQISLLSLESINQMRIKGADVHPGNFAENITTSGIDLLQIPIGGRIWVSDVELEITQIGKVCHSHCAIFYSVGDCIMPREGVFVKVLHGGEVKVGDMITTIAVEKDS